A region of marine bacterium B5-7 DNA encodes the following proteins:
- the gltX1 gene encoding glutamate--tRNA ligase 1, translating into MSTKTRFAPSPTGDLHIGGVRTALFSWLYAKNQAGRCLLRIEDTDVARSTTQSADAILEGMQWLGLDFDGPVYQSDRTAVYQEAIDRLVQEDKAYRCYCSKERLDALREEQKSNKQKPRYDGHCAHLTDPQAGDYVIRFRNPQEGSVVFDDAVRGRIEVANAELDDLIIARSDGSPTYNFTVVVDDAEMAITHVVRGDDHINNTPRQINLFYALGLTPPTYGHVPMILGPDGKRLSKRDGAASVLQYREDGYLPEAMLNYLVRLGWSHGDQELFSLEEMVQLFSLDKLQRSPASINPEKLLWLNQHYLKTCELSYVLSAAAWQAKHLNLDVSQGPDFSAVVDLQRERCKTLVELVESSRFFYEDFDAYEEKAAKKNFKVGTVDVLKKVLDGMQSVSDWSAEPVHQVILDTAEALDLKLGKVAQPIRVAIAGCAVSPSLDVTLVLLGRDKTLARLQRAIEFCGED; encoded by the coding sequence ATGAGCACAAAAACCCGTTTTGCCCCTAGTCCCACAGGTGATTTACACATTGGTGGTGTCCGTACGGCCTTATTTAGTTGGTTGTATGCGAAAAACCAAGCAGGTCGTTGCTTGTTGCGCATTGAGGATACGGATGTAGCACGTTCTACGACCCAGTCTGCTGATGCGATCCTTGAAGGCATGCAGTGGCTGGGCTTGGATTTTGACGGACCCGTTTATCAAAGTGATCGTACAGCAGTTTATCAGGAGGCGATTGATCGCTTAGTTCAAGAAGATAAAGCTTATCGCTGTTATTGTTCTAAAGAACGATTAGATGCATTGCGTGAAGAACAGAAATCTAATAAGCAAAAGCCGCGCTACGATGGGCATTGCGCGCATTTAACCGATCCACAAGCAGGTGATTACGTTATTCGTTTTCGTAATCCACAAGAAGGCAGTGTTGTTTTCGATGATGCGGTACGTGGTCGTATTGAGGTGGCGAATGCAGAGCTGGATGATTTAATTATTGCTCGCAGCGATGGTTCGCCGACGTATAATTTTACCGTGGTGGTTGATGATGCGGAGATGGCGATCACACATGTTGTTCGCGGTGATGATCATATTAACAATACGCCACGACAAATTAATTTATTTTATGCGCTGGGTTTAACGCCGCCGACTTATGGTCACGTGCCGATGATTTTGGGCCCAGACGGTAAGCGTTTATCCAAGCGTGATGGTGCCGCTAGTGTCTTGCAATACCGTGAAGATGGTTATTTGCCCGAAGCGATGTTGAACTATTTAGTGCGCTTAGGCTGGTCTCATGGCGATCAAGAATTATTTTCTCTGGAAGAAATGGTGCAATTATTTTCTTTAGACAAGTTGCAGCGTTCGCCTGCGAGTATCAATCCAGAAAAATTGTTATGGCTAAATCAGCATTACTTAAAAACGTGTGAGTTGTCTTACGTGCTTTCAGCCGCTGCATGGCAGGCCAAGCATTTGAATCTGGATGTATCGCAAGGGCCTGATTTTTCTGCGGTGGTTGACCTTCAACGTGAACGTTGCAAGACCTTGGTTGAGTTGGTTGAGAGTAGTCGATTCTTTTATGAAGACTTTGATGCTTACGAAGAGAAAGCTGCGAAAAAGAATTTTAAAGTGGGTACGGTGGATGTATTGAAAAAAGTGCTTGACGGCATGCAGTCTGTCAGCGATTGGTCCGCAGAACCGGTGCATCAAGTGATCTTGGATACGGCCGAGGCCTTGGACTTAAAGCTTGGCAAAGTGGCGCAACCTATTCGTGTGGCCATTGCTGGTTGCGCGGTGTCACCGTCTTTGGATGTGACCTTGGTCTTGCTGGGTCGTGATAAAACTTTGGCGCGACTACAACGAGCGATTGAATTTTGTGGTGAAGATTGA
- the dusA gene encoding tRNA-dihydrouridine(20/20a) synthase codes for MLSNNKPYIAVAPMMDWTDRHCRYFMRLLAPNIELYTEMVTTDAILHGDRDRLLAYDAAEHPLVLQLGGSDPTSLAQCAKIAEDYQYDAVNLNVGCPSDRVQRGKIGACLMLEPELVAESVAAMRDTVHMPVTVKTRIGVDECDSYEQLKHFVQCIADVGCEHVILHARKAWLKGLSPKQNREVPPIRYDVVNKIKQDFPQLKITINGEIKTVDQAKTLLDHVDGVMIGREAYHNPFLLAELQQTFYTPDDNALTRQAVIERFIPYMQTQLDRGVYLKHMTRHILGLFQGLPGARAWRRKLSEGAHLPGADVTLLLNAMNCLTDTCSGRS; via the coding sequence ATGTTATCTAATAATAAACCCTACATTGCTGTTGCCCCCATGATGGATTGGACTGACCGCCATTGCCGATACTTCATGCGGCTGTTAGCACCTAACATTGAACTCTATACAGAAATGGTGACGACCGATGCCATCTTGCATGGCGATCGCGATCGATTGCTTGCCTATGATGCGGCAGAGCATCCCTTGGTATTACAACTTGGTGGTTCAGATCCTACTTCATTAGCGCAATGCGCTAAGATTGCAGAAGATTATCAATACGATGCTGTGAACTTAAATGTGGGCTGTCCTAGTGATCGTGTACAGCGCGGCAAGATCGGTGCTTGCTTGATGTTAGAGCCTGAATTAGTTGCTGAAAGTGTTGCCGCGATGCGTGATACGGTTCATATGCCTGTGACGGTGAAAACACGTATCGGTGTGGATGAATGCGATAGTTACGAGCAGCTCAAACATTTTGTGCAATGCATTGCTGATGTAGGTTGTGAGCATGTGATTCTGCATGCAAGAAAAGCGTGGTTAAAAGGCTTGAGTCCCAAACAAAATCGAGAAGTGCCACCGATTCGTTATGATGTTGTGAATAAAATAAAACAAGATTTTCCTCAGCTGAAGATTACGATTAATGGGGAAATAAAAACGGTTGATCAAGCGAAAACATTGCTTGATCATGTTGATGGCGTGATGATAGGGCGTGAAGCTTACCATAATCCGTTTTTGTTGGCGGAATTACAACAAACATTTTATACGCCAGATGATAATGCATTAACTCGACAAGCGGTTATTGAACGCTTTATCCCTTACATGCAAACACAATTAGATCGTGGCGTTTATCTTAAGCATATGACACGGCATATTTTAGGTTTATTTCAAGGCTTGCCTGGCGCACGTGCCTGGCGTCGAAAATTAAGTGAGGGGGCTCACTTGCCCGGTGCTGATGTGACGCTATTGCTTAATGCAATGAATTGCTTGACGGACACTTGCTCAGG